Proteins found in one Geomonas subterranea genomic segment:
- the polX gene encoding DNA polymerase/3'-5' exonuclease PolX, whose translation MKNREIARMFEEIANIMEIRQDNIFKIRAYRRAALNLDGLNRDLAQMSHKELLEIPGVGADLAARIEEYLQTGTTAHFEELKKEVPAGVFTMLAVPDLGPKTAKAIYEALRISSLEELERAAQEHRLIGIKGIKEKTEENILKGIQAVKRGRERQPLGRMLPAAEELVAALKQQAPLERIEVAGSIRRRRDSIKDIDIVATSPDPAGVMEAFLNLAQVHDVIMRGPTRASVTIREGVQVDLRVVEPLSYGAALAYLTGSQAHNVRLREMAQKRGLKINEYGIFREEDNVRLGGENEEDVYRLLELPFVPPVLREDRGEIEAAQAGKLPQLITREQITGDLHVHSRWSDGAHAIAELAEAARLRGLSYIAVTDHSQGLGVARGLTVERLREQQEEIRELNRDLKGFRLLHGTEMDIHGDGTLDFPDEVLKELDVVVASIHSGFNNSREVMTARIVAAMRNPYVHIIAHPTGRIIGEREGYQLDMEEVLQVARETGTALEINSYPLRLDLEDRYVRRAKELGVKIAINTDTHAKLQFDTLPWGIAVAQRGWLEREDVLNTLTADELLKLLKRKKHGHP comes from the coding sequence ATGAAGAACCGAGAGATAGCCCGGATGTTCGAAGAGATCGCGAACATCATGGAGATCCGGCAGGACAACATCTTCAAGATCAGGGCCTACCGCCGGGCGGCGCTCAACCTGGACGGGCTGAACCGTGATCTGGCCCAGATGTCGCACAAGGAGCTCCTGGAGATTCCGGGGGTGGGTGCGGACTTGGCCGCACGTATCGAGGAATATCTGCAAACCGGAACCACGGCGCACTTCGAGGAGCTGAAAAAGGAGGTTCCGGCCGGCGTCTTCACCATGCTGGCCGTGCCCGACCTGGGGCCGAAGACCGCGAAGGCGATATACGAGGCGTTGCGCATCAGCAGCCTCGAGGAGCTGGAGCGGGCGGCACAGGAACACCGGCTGATCGGCATCAAGGGGATCAAGGAAAAGACCGAGGAGAACATCCTCAAGGGAATCCAGGCGGTCAAGCGGGGCCGGGAGCGGCAACCGCTGGGACGTATGCTCCCGGCAGCGGAAGAGCTGGTGGCGGCGCTCAAGCAGCAGGCGCCGCTGGAGCGGATCGAGGTGGCGGGGAGCATCAGGCGCCGGCGCGACAGCATCAAGGACATCGACATCGTGGCGACCTCTCCCGATCCGGCGGGCGTCATGGAGGCCTTCCTGAACCTGGCCCAGGTGCACGACGTCATCATGCGCGGCCCGACCAGGGCCAGCGTGACCATCCGGGAAGGGGTGCAGGTCGATCTGCGCGTGGTGGAGCCTCTCTCCTACGGCGCCGCGCTCGCCTACCTGACCGGAAGCCAGGCCCACAACGTCCGGTTGCGGGAGATGGCGCAGAAACGGGGACTGAAGATCAACGAGTACGGTATCTTCCGCGAGGAGGACAACGTGCGCCTGGGAGGGGAGAACGAGGAGGACGTCTATCGTCTGCTGGAGCTTCCCTTCGTGCCGCCGGTGCTGCGTGAAGACCGCGGCGAGATCGAGGCGGCGCAGGCCGGGAAACTGCCGCAGCTGATCACCAGGGAGCAGATAACCGGTGACCTGCACGTCCATTCCCGCTGGAGCGACGGCGCCCATGCCATCGCGGAGCTGGCGGAGGCGGCCCGGCTGCGGGGGCTTTCGTACATCGCGGTGACTGATCATTCCCAGGGGCTCGGGGTGGCCCGCGGCCTGACCGTGGAGCGGCTCCGCGAGCAGCAGGAGGAGATCCGTGAGTTGAACCGCGATCTGAAGGGGTTCCGGTTGCTGCACGGCACCGAGATGGACATCCACGGCGACGGGACGCTGGATTTCCCGGACGAGGTGCTCAAGGAACTCGACGTGGTGGTAGCATCCATCCACTCCGGTTTCAACAACTCCAGGGAAGTCATGACCGCGCGCATCGTGGCCGCCATGAGGAACCCCTACGTGCACATCATCGCGCATCCCACCGGACGCATCATCGGAGAGCGGGAGGGGTACCAGCTGGACATGGAGGAGGTGCTCCAGGTTGCCAGGGAAACCGGGACGGCGCTGGAGATCAACTCCTACCCGCTGCGTCTCGACCTGGAGGACCGCTACGTGCGCCGCGCCAAGGAGCTGGGGGTGAAGATCGCGATCAACACGGACACCCACGCGAAGCTCCAGTTCGATACCCTCCCCTGGGGCATCGCGGTCGCCCAGCGTGGATGGCTGGAGCGGGAGGACGTGCTCAATACGCTTACGGCGGATGAGCTGTTGAAACTGTTGAAACGCAAGAAACACGGACACCCGTAG
- a CDS encoding methyl-accepting chemotaxis protein — protein sequence MKEILNIYLNLTIKFRLSLLCICYSLCLVATAIAAQADSLLIKYGSLALFILLGGIFGAINIWSIRTPLVRTMRYLETMAQGDLSEEIVVNRRNEISDMLRALQKLQASMRGMIQGIQQTADELASASSQLSNTSLRMAEGTVHASEQSSSVSSAVGEMAGVSSDIALSCQKMADRAGSTSTATSKGEETITRMTSVMGEIEQMVSGTVDAVKALGANSDKIGNIVVAIEDIADQTNLLALNAAIEAARAGEQGRGFAVVADEVRRLAERTTSSTREVQSIIASLQGDVKNVVALMERSATSVRSGTDDVQHSSHAIGTIKEHITPLLEYVSQVATAAEQQSATTTNISESMRQIIGVVQETAGGAQESARAAEDLANSARSLQNMVNQFKVAA from the coding sequence ATGAAGGAAATCCTGAATATTTACCTCAACCTCACCATCAAGTTTAGGCTCAGCCTGCTGTGCATCTGCTACAGCCTCTGTCTGGTTGCCACAGCGATTGCCGCCCAAGCCGACTCCCTGCTGATCAAGTATGGCTCCCTCGCCCTCTTCATCCTCCTGGGCGGCATCTTCGGAGCGATTAACATCTGGTCCATCAGGACACCGCTGGTGCGGACCATGAGATACCTGGAGACCATGGCGCAGGGGGACCTGAGCGAAGAGATCGTGGTCAACCGCCGCAACGAGATCAGCGACATGCTGAGGGCCCTGCAGAAACTGCAGGCTTCCATGCGGGGGATGATCCAGGGGATCCAGCAGACCGCAGACGAACTAGCCAGCGCATCCAGTCAACTGAGCAATACCTCGCTCAGGATGGCGGAGGGGACGGTGCACGCTTCGGAGCAGTCCAGCTCCGTCTCCAGCGCCGTCGGAGAGATGGCTGGCGTCAGCAGCGACATCGCGCTCAGCTGCCAAAAGATGGCCGACCGGGCGGGAAGCACCAGCACCGCGACCAGCAAGGGGGAAGAGACCATCACGCGCATGACATCGGTGATGGGAGAGATCGAGCAGATGGTGTCGGGCACGGTCGACGCCGTCAAGGCCCTGGGCGCCAACTCGGACAAGATCGGAAACATCGTGGTCGCCATCGAAGACATCGCCGACCAGACCAACCTCCTGGCGCTCAATGCCGCCATCGAGGCCGCGCGGGCCGGCGAACAGGGACGCGGCTTCGCGGTGGTCGCCGACGAGGTCAGGAGGCTGGCGGAACGCACCACCTCGTCCACCCGCGAAGTGCAGTCGATAATCGCGTCGTTGCAGGGGGATGTGAAAAACGTGGTGGCGCTGATGGAGCGCAGCGCAACCAGTGTCAGAAGCGGCACCGACGACGTACAGCATTCCAGCCACGCCATCGGGACCATCAAGGAACATATCACCCCGCTCTTGGAGTACGTCTCGCAGGTTGCCACCGCGGCCGAACAGCAGTCCGCGACCACCACCAACATCTCCGAGAGCATGCGCCAGATCATCGGGGTGGTGCAGGAAACGGCGGGGGGCGCGCAGGAATCCGCCCGGGCCGCGGAGGATCTCGCCAACTCGGCGCGGTCGCTGCAAAACATGGTGAACCAGTTCAAGGTCGCGGCGTAA
- a CDS encoding epoxyqueuosine reductase, translating to MRDTLCRMIMSFVGEERGNRFPGDDAPYFAEPLIGFAAADDPLFTQYKAVIGSFHLTPTELAREETPPWQPATVICWALPISEETRRGNRAETTYPSRAWALTREHGEAFNAALRRQVVRFLVDAGHHAFAPQLHPAWREYPDSPVGIASSWSERHAAYAAGLGTFSLNDALITPRGIAHRLGSVVTDLAIEPSKRPWSDHRSNCLWYREGSCGACIGRCPVGALSREGHDKGICRGYVYGAVPAAVGERYGVHCTGCGLCQTKVPCEDRIPVGKVSPLAARLGEES from the coding sequence ATGAGAGACACGCTTTGCCGGATGATCATGAGCTTTGTGGGAGAGGAGCGGGGCAACCGGTTCCCGGGAGACGATGCACCATATTTCGCTGAGCCTTTGATCGGGTTCGCGGCAGCGGATGATCCGCTTTTCACACAGTACAAGGCGGTGATCGGCTCGTTCCATCTCACCCCGACGGAACTGGCGCGGGAAGAAACCCCGCCCTGGCAGCCTGCCACCGTTATCTGCTGGGCTCTGCCCATCTCTGAAGAGACCCGACGCGGCAACCGCGCCGAGACGACCTATCCCTCCCGCGCGTGGGCGCTCACCAGGGAGCACGGGGAAGCGTTCAACGCGGCCCTGCGCCGCCAGGTGGTTCGGTTCCTGGTCGATGCGGGGCATCACGCCTTCGCTCCACAGCTGCATCCGGCGTGGCGTGAGTACCCGGATTCCCCGGTCGGGATCGCGTCTTCCTGGTCCGAGCGTCACGCCGCCTACGCCGCCGGCCTGGGAACTTTCAGCCTCAACGATGCCCTCATCACGCCGCGCGGGATCGCGCATCGCCTGGGGAGTGTCGTCACCGACCTCGCCATCGAGCCGTCCAAGCGGCCCTGGAGTGACCACAGGTCCAACTGTCTCTGGTATCGGGAGGGGAGCTGCGGAGCGTGCATCGGGCGCTGTCCGGTCGGCGCCCTGTCAAGGGAGGGGCACGACAAAGGGATCTGCCGCGGCTATGTCTATGGAGCGGTTCCCGCCGCCGTCGGCGAACGGTACGGGGTACACTGCACGGGCTGCGGCCTGTGCCAGACCAAGGTTCCGTGCGAGGACCGGATACCAGTGGGCAAGGTTTCGCCCCTGGCGGCGAGGCTTGGCGAAGAAAGTTAG
- the msrB gene encoding peptide-methionine (R)-S-oxide reductase MsrB produces the protein MRNAKFILGLLCFVAAAIGIEADAASRIKVYSAEKGSYIMSDEVVKTNAEWKKILTPEQYHILREKGTERAFTGKYAATHDHGIYRCAGCGLDLFKSEDKFESGTGWPSFTQPIVKENVKTETDRSFFSTRTEVLCRRCGGHLGHVFNDGPKPTGLRYCMNSAALQFVATK, from the coding sequence ATGAGGAATGCGAAATTCATCCTCGGTCTATTATGCTTTGTAGCGGCGGCCATTGGTATCGAAGCTGACGCCGCTTCCCGTATCAAGGTGTATTCGGCGGAAAAGGGGAGCTATATCATGTCCGACGAGGTAGTGAAGACGAACGCGGAGTGGAAGAAGATACTCACCCCGGAGCAGTACCATATCCTTCGGGAAAAGGGGACCGAGCGGGCCTTTACCGGCAAGTACGCTGCGACCCACGATCACGGCATCTACCGCTGCGCCGGGTGCGGGCTGGACCTGTTCAAGTCAGAGGACAAGTTTGAGTCGGGCACCGGTTGGCCCAGCTTCACCCAGCCGATAGTGAAGGAAAACGTGAAGACCGAAACCGACCGCAGTTTCTTCAGCACGCGGACCGAGGTGCTGTGCCGTCGCTGCGGTGGGCATTTGGGACACGTATTCAACGACGGTCCCAAACCGACGGGGCTGCGCTACTGCATGAACTCCGCGGCCCTACAGTTCGTGGCCACCAAGTAA
- the sucD gene encoding succinate--CoA ligase subunit alpha produces MSILINNASRIVVQGITGRSGLFHTQQCREYGSNIVAGVTPGKGGIHIEGIPVFNTVAEAVKYTNANVSMIFVPPPGAADAILESAAAGLELAVCITEGIPVRDMVPVKAVLKQSKMRLVGPNCPGVITPGECKIGIMPGHIHKPGKIGVVSRSGTLTYEAVKQLTDVGLGQSTCVGIGGDPIIGMNFIDVLKLFNEDPGTEGVFMIGEIGGSAEEDAAHWIEEHMKKPVAAFIAGVTAPPGKRMGHAGAIITGGKGKAEDKIRTLTECGVTVASSPTKMGEAMQAALAAKGNGKKK; encoded by the coding sequence ATGTCCATACTGATCAACAATGCATCCAGGATAGTGGTCCAGGGGATTACCGGCCGCAGCGGCCTCTTTCACACCCAGCAGTGCCGCGAGTACGGCAGCAACATCGTTGCTGGCGTGACACCAGGCAAGGGTGGCATCCACATCGAGGGGATACCGGTCTTCAACACCGTGGCCGAGGCGGTGAAGTACACCAACGCCAACGTCTCCATGATTTTCGTGCCGCCGCCGGGGGCTGCCGACGCCATCCTCGAGTCGGCTGCGGCCGGTCTCGAACTCGCCGTCTGCATCACGGAGGGGATCCCGGTGCGGGACATGGTCCCGGTGAAGGCGGTACTCAAGCAGAGCAAGATGCGTCTGGTAGGACCCAACTGCCCCGGCGTGATCACGCCGGGCGAGTGCAAGATCGGCATCATGCCCGGGCACATCCACAAGCCCGGCAAGATCGGCGTTGTCTCGCGCTCCGGCACCCTCACCTATGAGGCGGTGAAGCAGCTCACCGACGTGGGGCTCGGACAGTCCACCTGCGTCGGGATCGGCGGCGACCCGATCATCGGCATGAACTTCATCGACGTGCTCAAGCTCTTCAACGAAGACCCGGGAACGGAAGGGGTATTCATGATCGGCGAAATCGGAGGATCCGCCGAGGAAGACGCCGCGCACTGGATCGAGGAGCACATGAAAAAACCGGTGGCGGCGTTCATAGCGGGGGTCACCGCGCCGCCGGGCAAGAGGATGGGGCATGCCGGCGCCATCATCACCGGGGGGAAGGGGAAGGCGGAAGACAAGATCCGCACCCTCACCGAGTGCGGCGTCACCGTCGCTTCCAGCCCCACCAAGATGGGGGAGGCGATGCAGGCCGCCCTCGCCGCCAAGGGAAACGGCAAAAAGAAGTGA
- the corA gene encoding magnesium/cobalt transporter CorA: MTSIKHRSKKAGLAPGTLIHMGRDKGGATRVDLVQYDETRLEKRPVTALDECLIKKGIPGVTWINVEGLSDVEVLRHFGSCYGIHPLVLEDILATDQRPKAADYGEYLYVVLKMLGVDDGTGEIKSEQVSLVLGQNYLISFQEGLEGDVFEQVRARLVNEKARLRAMGPDFLLHALLDVIVDHYFLILEKLADRIEDVEDELIDNPTTATVQTIYRLKRQMLFLHKAFWPLREVASSLQRRDSQLIRDTTVIYLRDLYDHTVQVLDTLETLREMLSGMLDIYLSSVSNRLNEVMKVLTIIATIFMPLSFVVGWYGMNFKHMPELEWSYGYPVVFVICLVLAGGMLVYFKNKRWL; encoded by the coding sequence ATGACATCGATAAAGCACCGCTCTAAAAAGGCAGGGCTTGCCCCCGGCACGTTGATCCACATGGGGCGTGACAAGGGGGGCGCGACCAGGGTCGATCTGGTGCAGTACGACGAGACCCGCCTGGAAAAGCGCCCGGTCACCGCGCTGGACGAGTGCCTGATCAAAAAAGGTATCCCCGGGGTCACCTGGATCAACGTGGAGGGGCTCTCGGACGTCGAGGTACTGCGACATTTCGGAAGCTGCTACGGGATCCACCCGCTGGTCCTCGAGGACATACTGGCCACGGACCAGCGCCCCAAGGCGGCCGACTACGGGGAATACCTCTACGTGGTGCTCAAGATGCTGGGGGTCGATGACGGGACGGGGGAGATCAAGAGCGAGCAGGTGAGCCTGGTGCTGGGACAGAATTACCTCATCTCGTTCCAGGAGGGGCTCGAAGGGGATGTGTTCGAACAGGTGCGCGCCCGGCTGGTCAACGAGAAGGCGCGGCTGCGGGCGATGGGGCCGGACTTCCTGCTGCACGCCCTTTTGGACGTGATCGTGGACCACTACTTCCTGATCCTCGAGAAGCTCGCGGACCGGATCGAGGACGTCGAGGACGAACTGATCGACAACCCCACCACGGCGACCGTCCAGACTATCTACCGGCTCAAGCGTCAGATGCTCTTCCTGCACAAGGCGTTCTGGCCGCTGCGCGAGGTGGCGAGCAGCCTGCAGCGCCGCGATTCACAGTTGATCCGCGACACCACGGTCATCTACCTGCGCGACCTCTACGACCACACCGTCCAGGTGCTCGACACCCTGGAGACCCTGCGCGAGATGCTCTCGGGCATGCTGGACATCTACCTTTCCAGCGTCTCCAACCGTCTCAACGAGGTGATGAAGGTCCTCACCATCATCGCGACCATCTTCATGCCCCTTTCCTTCGTCGTGGGGTGGTACGGCATGAACTTCAAGCACATGCCCGAGCTGGAGTGGAGCTATGGCTATCCGGTCGTGTTCGTCATCTGCCTCGTGCTGGCCGGGGGGATGCTGGTCTATTTCAAAAACAAGCGCTGGCTGTAG
- the msrA gene encoding peptide-methionine (S)-S-oxide reductase MsrA: MRGPILLASAILLILALAGSSSAAQLQKATFAGGCFWCMEHPFDELPGVVSVTSGYTGGQVKNPTYEEVSAGGTGHAESVQVLYDPAKISYDKLLSHYWHNIDPTVKDRQFCDVGHQYRSAIFYHNEEQKRLALQSKQALEKSRQLKAPIQTEIVAATEFYPAEEYHQHYYKKNPLRYSYYRLSCGRDHRLKELWGDQAGK, translated from the coding sequence ATGAGAGGTCCGATATTGTTGGCGAGCGCCATTCTGCTCATCCTGGCGTTGGCAGGTTCCTCGTCGGCTGCGCAGTTGCAGAAGGCCACTTTTGCCGGCGGCTGCTTCTGGTGCATGGAGCATCCCTTCGACGAGTTGCCGGGGGTGGTCTCGGTGACGTCCGGCTATACCGGCGGCCAGGTGAAGAACCCGACCTACGAAGAGGTATCCGCAGGGGGCACCGGCCACGCGGAATCGGTGCAGGTGCTCTACGATCCGGCGAAGATCAGCTATGACAAGCTGCTCAGCCATTACTGGCACAACATCGACCCGACCGTGAAAGATCGCCAGTTCTGCGACGTCGGGCACCAGTACCGGAGCGCCATTTTCTATCACAACGAGGAGCAGAAACGCCTGGCCCTGCAGTCCAAACAGGCACTGGAGAAGAGCAGGCAGTTGAAGGCGCCCATCCAGACCGAGATCGTTGCGGCGACCGAGTTCTACCCGGCCGAAGAATATCACCAGCATTACTACAAGAAGAATCCTCTGCGGTATTCTTACTACCGCTTGAGCTGCGGCCGTGATCACCGGCTCAAGGAACTCTGGGGGGACCAGGCCGGGAAGTGA
- a CDS encoding EVE domain-containing protein, with product MPNYWLFKSEPTSFSLDDLKNRPGATEHWDGVRNFQARNFLRDQIQVGDRVLFYHSNVTEPGVVGIAEVVRGGYPDFTSFDPNSKYFDPKSTPEKPTWYMVDVRFVRELPRPVTLSELKTIPELSEMALLNRSRLSVQPVRKEEWDRIMTLAGLHP from the coding sequence ATGCCCAACTACTGGCTCTTCAAGAGCGAACCCACCAGCTTCTCCCTCGATGACCTCAAGAACCGTCCCGGTGCCACGGAGCACTGGGACGGCGTCCGGAACTTCCAGGCGCGTAACTTCCTGCGTGACCAGATCCAGGTCGGCGACCGGGTGCTCTTCTATCACAGTAACGTCACGGAGCCCGGGGTGGTGGGGATCGCGGAGGTGGTCAGGGGGGGCTACCCCGACTTCACCTCCTTCGACCCGAACAGCAAGTACTTCGATCCCAAGAGCACGCCGGAGAAGCCAACCTGGTACATGGTGGATGTGCGGTTCGTGCGTGAGTTGCCGCGGCCCGTTACCCTTTCTGAACTGAAGACTATCCCCGAACTCTCGGAGATGGCGCTACTGAACCGCAGCCGCCTGTCGGTGCAGCCGGTGCGCAAGGAAGAGTGGGACCGGATCATGACGCTGGCCGGCCTCCACCCTTAA
- the sucC gene encoding ADP-forming succinate--CoA ligase subunit beta has translation MNIHEYQAKEILNSFGIPIPRGRVALTADQVERAAKEMGGRCVVKAQIYAGGRGKAGGVKLVHHPEQAQEYAKELFGKTLVTPQTGPEGLKVRRILVEEAVEIAREFYLSITLDRSTSRYVLIASAEGGMEIEEVASRTPEKIHTLAIDPFLGLRSYQARQIALQLGLSGSVCEDCVNLIQNLYRVCLEKDCALVEINPLVVTRAGWLMAMDAKITFDDNAIFRHREYPDMMDYSQLDPLEINAGKYDLAYIKLSGSIGCLVNGAGLAMATLDVLKEYGGEPANFLDVGGGATREKVAEAFKIILQDADVKGIFVNIFGGIMRCDVIAHGIIEAASEVNCTLPIVVRMDGSQVEEGKRLLTESGLNVQCSDNLGDAASKIVGMLG, from the coding sequence ATGAACATTCATGAGTATCAGGCCAAGGAGATACTGAATTCATTCGGCATCCCCATCCCCCGTGGTCGCGTTGCGCTCACCGCCGACCAGGTGGAGCGGGCGGCCAAGGAGATGGGGGGGCGCTGCGTGGTGAAGGCGCAGATCTACGCCGGCGGCCGCGGCAAGGCTGGCGGCGTCAAGCTCGTGCACCATCCGGAGCAGGCCCAGGAATACGCGAAGGAACTGTTCGGCAAGACCCTGGTGACCCCGCAGACCGGCCCGGAAGGGCTCAAGGTGCGGCGCATCCTGGTGGAGGAGGCGGTCGAAATCGCCCGCGAGTTCTACCTCTCCATCACATTGGACCGGAGCACGTCCCGCTACGTCCTGATCGCCTCCGCTGAAGGGGGGATGGAGATCGAGGAGGTCGCGTCGAGGACGCCGGAAAAGATCCATACGCTGGCCATCGACCCCTTCCTGGGGCTCAGATCGTACCAGGCGCGGCAGATCGCCCTGCAGTTGGGTCTCTCCGGGAGCGTCTGCGAGGACTGCGTCAACCTGATCCAGAACCTGTACCGGGTCTGCCTGGAGAAGGACTGCGCGCTGGTGGAGATCAACCCCCTCGTGGTGACCAGGGCCGGCTGGCTCATGGCCATGGACGCCAAGATCACCTTTGACGACAACGCCATCTTCAGACATCGCGAATACCCGGACATGATGGACTACTCCCAGCTCGACCCGCTCGAGATCAACGCCGGGAAATACGACCTCGCCTACATCAAGCTCTCCGGCTCCATCGGCTGCCTGGTCAACGGCGCCGGCCTCGCCATGGCGACCCTGGACGTGCTCAAGGAGTACGGCGGCGAACCTGCCAACTTCCTTGACGTCGGAGGCGGTGCGACGCGCGAGAAGGTGGCCGAGGCCTTCAAAATCATCCTGCAGGACGCGGATGTGAAGGGGATCTTCGTCAACATCTTCGGCGGCATCATGCGCTGCGACGTGATCGCCCACGGCATCATCGAGGCGGCAAGTGAAGTGAACTGCACCCTCCCGATCGTGGTGCGCATGGACGGCAGCCAGGTCGAGGAAGGGAAACGGCTCCTCACCGAGAGCGGCCTGAACGTCCAGTGCAGCGACAACCTGGGGGACGCCGCCTCGAAGATCGTCGGTATGCTGGGATAG